A stretch of DNA from Diospyros lotus cultivar Yz01 chromosome 14, ASM1463336v1, whole genome shotgun sequence:
AACTTGTTTCCTAGCAGGAACTGGATCAGATTCTGAATTCAGTGAGGCTGTAGTCGGTCTCCCAGAAGTAGTATGTGATGGCTTCTCAATTGACTTTCCCAATCTACTAAATACACCCAAAAACAGCACAGTGTTCAATATCCTGGTGAATCCagttaaaagaaacaaaggtaTTTGATAATTGCAAAACTAATCTTTTACTTACTGTTTCCTTTCTGTCGTAGGTGTTTCACTATTGTTCTTTTTAGAAGGCCCATACCTTTGAGGGCCTCTGCCTCTAACAGCATTAGGAGCATCGTGctgattattatcattatatGACTTGGATTTGTTTCCTCTAGTATATCCACGATCTCCACCTCGAATCTTCCCACGAGCACGATAACGACCTCTGGAGTTCCTTGCTCCCTTGAAATATTTGTTGACTAAAATCAGAAGGTAGGtttttatatagaaaatgatgtcactgaaaatatatattatagtcaATCAGATAGCTCAATGAAAGCTTCACCTCTACATAGTGCCTTTCCTGGAGAGTCATCTCCTCAAACTTCTGGAGAGTCATCTCCTCAAACTTGTCATGGCCCCACTTCATGTTGTCTTTTGACTCCCACAACTTCCTTCCAGTTCCACCCACTGTCCGCCTAAACTAACAGAAGGTTACTATTACCAGAACCAGAGAGCCACTGAAATATTCCCCAAACAAGTAAcaggaaagaaaggaaaatattttttaataagaaacaGAAAAAGGAACTAATTAAAAGAAATACATACCAAAACAAAGGGGGCAAACCCTGAAGAAACAGAAAGTAAACGAAACAAAACAAACTGCTTGTGAAGAAACATCATTCAAGAACAAGCGTAAAGAACCTTACGGAAAAGGAAACATTATCCCTCAACTACAAAAACAGGGAAGAActgaaaatgtttccttttagggtaaattacatTGATCATCCTGAGATTTTGGTAAGATAAAGTATCCTCACATTAAGCTTTAAAAGGATTTTTACAATCATGTAAACTTCTCCAATATTCACCTTACAGACCAAAACCAGAAATCCCACTCCCTGGTGTAAAATGCAACTCCTAACTAGAGAttaacacaaaattcaaattctgttAAAACTTCTACAAAAGCATTTGAAATCAAATACCTGTTTTCATCATATCTCACCAATAACTAGTTTCTAAATGATATTTATCTGTCCAAAGTTTACACTACAATGGATGTGATGAGTAGTTGTTTCAAGATTGGCTTAAATCTTCTTGCAATTGCTTGAGGCTTGGTCTTCCCTAATATTTCATTCTCATAAcctttcaaaagaaaaatacgtAGTAAAACAGAATCACTCTGAACTTCATCACACAACACAGTCTTTCTGTGGATAACATATACAAAAAACACAAACCATAGGACTTCAATGATTTAAAATCTCCAATGCTATTGTTCAAAAACTTTTAACTAGTGAAGTTTCAAGTTATGGATAAGATCACTTCCAAGCCAAAGCCCACAAGGATGTTTATGTTTACTTTAATATTACAGTTTACCATGTTTAGTAACAAGCAGTCACTTTTTAATGTTTACAGTTGACAGTTAAAAAGCTATTCCACTTTAAAAATTCCAGTAACAACATCAAACCTACCACATTTAGTCAAAAAGTACAGGTAACATGCAGGAAAAACATTTCATATGTCGTGGTTTATGCCAATATGCTGCAAACATAGTGGTTTATCAGAACAGAGAGTTTTATTTAGCATTAGCAGTAATAGATCAACAGATATGAGGTGGGAATTTACAGAAATCACTAATGCATATTGCTTTATTATCTCATGAACACAACTCCACCAATTCCTTAATGTTAGAATTCAAAAGGCAATGCCCAGAAATTATTGTTTACTTGTAAACTTCCACGGAGGTGCAAcagaagcaagaagcaaagcAGAAAACTGAAATAGATCTACTGTTGTGGCTTCATAACAAGAGTTCAGTGTTAGCGccattatggaaggtaaattcAGTGGCTTCtaaccaaattaaaattaaaaaaaaaaaagaggcaggTATGGTAATGAAGTGTTCACTCTGGCAGTATTGAAAGCAAGTTACTCTAGGCAATTGCTGCTGTCAAACATTGCTCCTGTAATTTAAACTAATAAGTAGATTCAACCAAGTTTATATCAATAGCAATTTAAATGGTTCATCCTTACAATAAGGTAAAGCTTATTCTTGTTATGGACTTTGTCCTGCATGCATGACCGGCAATAAACTCTATTTCTATGCATACCAGCTAGGGAACCAAGTTACTGTTCAACAATATGGTACTGAAAACCTGGCATAGAAAGCAAAAGGCCTAAACCATCCATATTTGTCCATCTACTGAAACAATAAACTTCAGTGATTCAAATGACAAGAAGCGAAGAATACAAGATgggtaaaaataaaaagtcaagcAAGAAGGCGTGACCGAACAAAGATGATAGGACGAGAAGACTCAACAATCAACATCGCTTTCTCATGCCAAACAACTCTGAAAATGCGTTGATATTCAGGATGAAGATAAATGCAAGCTATGTCACTAAATTAACGGTAATACCTGTATCGACCACCACGGGCATTGTCTCGAAACCTGTCATCGTGCATGTAGAAAGCACCGGCGGTCGGCACCGCAAAAGgctcattctctttcttctcctgTTCAACCTGATTCCCTCCGTCAAGCTCCGGAAAAGACTCGCTAACAGATCTTCCTGTGTCCAAATCCAATTCCTGGACCGTCGCCGCAGCCTCGCCGCCAACTCGGGCACCGTCCTCTTCCGgcatctcctcctcctcgtcCTCATCTTCCTCATCCTCGACCCTCTCCAACTCTTCTTCCTCAATCTCGGATTCTTCGTCGTCATAGTCCTCCGGAGCGCCCCGGCCGTCGGATTCGCCATCCGACTGAATCGCAACACTAGAAACCCGCTCCCGCTCAGTCTCAGGCGCTTCTTCTTTCCCCTGCTCCTCGTCGTCGCTGGCCTCCCTCCGCCGCATCGTCAGCGACCGCTTCGCCTCCTCCGGATCACTCTCGTACTCCGCCTCTTCCTCGCCAGTAGTGGCCATCTACTATcagacgacgacgacgacaaagagaaaaaaaaaaaaccctaagttTGCCCCCAAATTCACAGGCGGAACTCTCTCAAGAAACTGGAACCAAATTTTGAAGGGAAAAGAATGGGAAGTGGATCGAAAATGGAGGGTTTATGGGTTGCTGCAATCTATCCATCAGTTGAAAATAAAATCctattaaattttcttttttcttttattattattattattattattatggatttggGTTAGGTGCGGGAAGGAGAGCGACACCGACACGGTGGGCATCGCGACTTCTCACCCTTCCTCGCCACCACTGAAATGGAGATGATGAACGTACGAAGACGTTCCagtttatctatatatatatatatatatatatcaattttgttattttacatataataaaatatttatctaactCAGATAAATTGAGAGAAGTTGTAGGCTTATTTGGAAGTGAAAGCTACACACTCACCCTTACTATCTCGCgtcaaataatatttaattaaaagttttaaaaaataacattagtgtgacacaatttttttattatatcccAATGTTTGTTCCTTTTTCAAGATCTCAAACGTGAGCTCCTTTTTgggattattttttatttaaattataaattttgtaataatcTCACTATGCcagttttagaattttatttaaattttaaatttattcaaaaattaataaataattaacagggtattgttgaaataaaaaaatctttttttttctgtaaatgaaataaaaaaatcttaaagaGGATATTTTGGGAAGTATAGTTTTTTGAATGCGAATTTGCTTAAATAATAGGAGAGTAGGTagattaaaatgttatttttttatttaaatattaaatttattctaatatatatatatatataattttgatctTTTAAGTAACGttacttaatttatattaatcagTGATAATGGtgataattcaaatataatgatattaTGGAGTTTGtccatttgattttttaaatataacaaCTTGATAATATAAATCTCGcatcattatatttaaattgtcATAATAACgctaataaatataaattaaacaacgTTACTagatcaaaattatatatatatatatctcaaatataattattagggttatttttgaaatataaaagaTGCAAAGGGGCATtatgaaagttaaaaaaatgcTTCACCATATAGTAAGAGATGTTTGCTTATATAACGATTacaatttagtttttatattttttaggtgaaatttaaatgaatacTAGATTTAGTGTgatgataaatttaaatatgttaTAGTTTAAACATCATGAGTTAAAAAATACATCGAGAGTATTTCGAAAATTCATTTGATTGATagtatttttcaatactaaAGCACTCTATGTGTTtatgtaataatataaattagagGTGTGACATGTACTATGCacgtgtaaattaaaaaataaattatttaaataaaggtTTATTGGACGACAATTGGTAGTtgtaattcaatttttatattttttagacaatatttaaatggaaattagATTTATTGTGGTGGCAAATTTgagtatattataatttaaagattatgagttgaaaaatatatagaatatattttagaaattcacTTTATTGACAATTTTTTAACTCCTAAACAccttatttgtttatataacagtatagataaatataaatatagataaatAGATAATAGAATAGATATACGTTcgacataaaaagaaaaaaaaatatccacaaaaatataagaaattatagaaCAATCTTAAACATAAAAACATCCTAAAATATAGGGGAGAGATTGACGGTTTTAAGAGAAATgcatcaaataataaaatgcaaagggtaattttataaaatgactaTGGCTAACTTATGGGATGTGTATATaagaaaaatcttgaaaatataTGATTCATTCTAATCATTTATGAGCAAACTAATTCCCTCTAAAATCTACACTAtacatattctatttttttccctacctaacttaggcatcgaaaGGCAATTTCAAAGGTAGCCTGAGTAGTCCACCTTACATTGTGGTTATAGATTGATTCAATTGATTACTaaggaaaaaaattgagattGAACAAATAACAACTTAAATTCAATAAATCTTATTGGTATGAATTCTAAGACAACATCAATTGGCACCTACCTGGAGGGCTCTTATATGTTTTGGCATGTATAGCTATGCACTAATTGTGTTGAAACGAAGAGagattctttctttttgagtTTGTTGgtgaatttttcaatacattttgaTGGCAAAGTCAAACTATCTAAGCCAAGTTTTCGTGGCCTCAAACAATGATAATTAACAAGAGAAAAGAATGCAAGCAATGCAAGAAGATGGATGAGATGCAATGAAAGTACCAATGAAGactcaatataaaattttagtgaaGACAGAgatgatgaaagaaaaattgataATGAGAGAGGCAATAGATTTAATCCAAACACCAAAGAT
This window harbors:
- the LOC127790334 gene encoding protein MLN51 homolog isoform X4, which translates into the protein MATTGEEEAEYESDPEEAKRSLTMRRREASDDEEQGKEEAPETERERVSSVAIQSDGESDGRGAPEDYDDEESEIEEEELERVEDEEDEDEEEEMPEEDGARVGGEAAATVQELDLDTGRSVSESFPELDGGNQVEQEKKENEPFAVPTAGAFYMHDDRFRDNARGGRYRRTVGGTGRKLWESKDNMKWGHDKFEEMTLQKFEEMTLQERHYVEGARNSRGRYRARGKIRGGDRGYTRGNKSKSYNDNNQHDAPNAVRGRGPQRYGPSKKNNSETPTTERKHRLGKSIEKPSHTTSGRPTTASLNSESDPVPARKQVFASSLSSASPPFYPSGASSKEITLTQKIDAQGGGITRNLQSSVVDENFPIPQLNTLFREKNVGDATGIEKLYISDSFLPVAGKTSASLQLPTSASSFVNTTQTLQPRAHGRGLTASGKATTQPGAPHGQVTRASLPTQVHSVQRSPVQNWVKPSMQDSGQQLGQSHQPSPSPKEALSINSAEPGGDEFASESSNSKAALIGRGKGVQGSGRGSFLYGGAQVVGASGNVGSGHGDQNFAATPAFLPVGSMCSDAIWWPASWWYWCSCCRHGFPWLCCSITTWTGQLRDDMATSFGWCCRSFGGNVLSTLYCC